A region from the Lentisphaera profundi genome encodes:
- a CDS encoding type II toxin-antitoxin system RelE/ParE family toxin, whose product MRLILTKPVKKWLDKEKDIQQEDLIIASNEVIKGVFEANLGGNLYKKRISNNSNQGKSGGSRLIVGYKQGNNFYVLFVFNKNESDNITTKEKQIFKGMAKQYLKWNNNELDIAITAKILFEVELEEQRGEDNE is encoded by the coding sequence TTGAGACTAATATTGACTAAGCCTGTAAAGAAATGGCTTGATAAAGAGAAGGACATACAGCAAGAAGATTTAATCATCGCTTCAAATGAAGTAATTAAAGGTGTATTTGAAGCCAACCTTGGTGGAAACCTTTACAAGAAACGTATCTCGAATAATTCTAATCAAGGTAAATCGGGTGGTTCAAGGCTTATCGTTGGTTACAAACAAGGTAATAACTTTTATGTCTTATTCGTATTCAATAAAAATGAATCCGATAACATAACTACCAAAGAGAAACAAATCTTTAAAGGAATGGCTAAACAGTATTTAAAATGGAACAACAACGAATTAGACATCGCTATCACAGCGAAGATTTTATTTGAAGTCGAACTAGAAGAACAAAGAGGTGAAGATAATGAGTAG
- a CDS encoding helix-turn-helix domain-containing protein, protein MSRIAKEAREETEELFNLGLVSQDDYDEMMKLTARDIAIPAPINYTGKQIIRIRKKLHCSQKVFADIVGVTSDTISKWERDARHPEKVACRLLHVIDKEGLEAIR, encoded by the coding sequence ATGAGTAGAATAGCAAAAGAAGCTAGAGAAGAAACAGAAGAACTCTTCAATCTAGGATTAGTATCACAAGATGACTATGATGAAATGATGAAATTAACTGCAAGGGATATTGCAATACCTGCACCAATTAACTACACAGGTAAACAAATTATTCGTATTAGAAAAAAACTTCATTGTTCACAAAAAGTATTTGCGGATATAGTTGGTGTGACATCCGATACAATTAGTAAATGGGAACGAGATGCAAGACATCCAGAAAAGGTTGCTTGCCGTCTTTTGCATGTTATTGACAAGGAAGGCCTCGAAGCTATTCGATAG
- a CDS encoding IS3 family transposase has product MSNKRSKVSKGFQEEDFHCNHKRVTRLMKDNNIRSKTVKKFKITTDSNHEYLIFG; this is encoded by the coding sequence ATCAGTAATAAAAGATCAAAAGTCTCAAAAGGTTTCCAAGAAGAAGATTTCCATTGTAATCATAAAAGAGTTACAAGACTTATGAAAGATAATAATATTCGCTCCAAAACAGTGAAGAAATTTAAAATAACAACTGATTCAAATCATGAATATCTAATTTTCGGCTAG